The following coding sequences are from one Trypanosoma brucei gambiense DAL972 chromosome 2, complete sequence window:
- a CDS encoding minichromosome maintenance (MCM) complex subunit (fragment), putative encodes MLSNRTLTEEQTLIRRHFIDFFESERYEEKYHQLVQEMMAASGSRLLLDMGDLLDFTPTATGFDITAGLGLNQSASLGACIIREPGKYVPLLELALHDVVLRQQPEYLKVDYRSRAVHVGFEGPVGTVRSPRELYAQHLNTMVALEGIITRQSSNRPRVLETVHYCPETNKFSRKEFRDQLTPMIDSRHLPTVNVMPKTDMEGNVLRTELGLSTFMDSQCAILQEAPERAPTGQLPRTVELRFDDDLVDIVKPGDRVTLVGVYMAYTTSDNKSFQSIVLVNHVIPVQAFTMYRRVASIEEKLFAFAAKCTQTDGPAGVLNSLSMAVAPTIYGMTNERKAVLLLMVGGVERVAHQSHVRGDINVLLVGEPSTAKSQLLRFVLGVAPLALSTTGKGSSGVGLTAAVSIDAYTGERSLSAGAMVLADRGILCIDEFDKMSAQDRVAMHEAMEQQTVTIAKAGIHASLNARCSVLAAANPIYGFYSVHHRLAFNVGLPESLLSRFDLTFIVLDKHSSEHNRRIGRHILRNHMTAEPVEIDQNITKTVVDSVDSVWAQSGRQGGGAGGGLDFRMTTTSSGETIVGVDFLRAYVQLAKLGRPTLTEASQQLVSQHYVQLRAEQQEGSKDGFFVTARTLEAIVRLATANAKLRLSSTVDEDDVKSAMELLRASVHAATAASQQRAEDNKATAMEKRQGAKRSAEELTNGAGVDIISGAGNTRRQRQEVEETATGAVASPAEEMALTTAESSKEITLSRVSNMLRLIQRQDRQPAVRLSDVHARLGGSLSMEELRQAVSELQGDSFVYEAIGEDEWVQFI; translated from the coding sequence ATGCTTAGCAACAGGACCCTCACGGAGGAGCAGACGCTCATTAGGCGTCATTTCATTGATTTCTTTGAAAGTGAGCGGTATGAGGAAAAATATCATCAACTTGTACAAGAGATGATGGCGGCGTCGGGATCCCGCCTATTACTCGATATGGGTGACCTGCTGGACTTCACACCCACGGCAACCGGTTTCGACATTACAGCCGGCTTAGGGCTAAATCAGAGCGCTTCTCTCGGCGCTTGTATTATACGTGAGCCTGGAAAATATGTTCCGCTTCTAGAGCTTGCCCTGCATGATGTAGTGCTAAGGCAGCAACCGGAGTATTTGAAAGTGGATTACCGTTCACGTGCCGTCCATGTTGGCTTCGAGGGGCCTGTTGGTACCGTGCGTTCGCCCCGTGAGTTGTACGCGCAGCACCTCAACACAATGGTGGCTCTCGAAGGCATTATCACACGTCAGTCCTCTAACCGCCCGCGGGTGCTTGAAACGGTACATTACTGCCCGGAGACAAATAAGTTTAGTAGGAAAGAATTTCGTGACCAATTAACACCCATGATTGACAGCCGACATCTTCCAACCGTTAATGTTATGCCCAAGACAGATATGGAGGGAAATGTCCTGCGTACTGAGTTGGGACTATCAACCTTCATGGATTCGCAGTGCGCCATCCTGCAGGAGGCACCTGAACGGGCGCCAACTGGTCAACTCCCACGAACCGTTGAGCTTCGCTTTGATGACGATTTGGTCGATATTGTCAAACCGGGGGATCGTGTAACGTTGGTGGGAGTTTATATGGCATACACTACTTCCGATAACAAGAGCTTTCAATCCATAGTATTGGTAAATCACGTGATACCTGTACAAGCTTTTACTATGTATCGTCGAGTAGCTTCAATTGAAGAGAAATTGTTTGCCTTCGCAGCGAAGTGTACGCAAACAGACGGCCCGGCGGGCGTTCTAAATTCGCTTAGTATGGCCGTTGCACCCACCATTTACGGAATGACAAATGAACGGAAGGCCGTTCTGCTACTAATGGTTGGGGGGGTGGAGCGTGTCGCCCACCAATCTCACGTCCGCGGGGATATTAATGTTCTTCTTGTTGGTGAACCATCCACGGCCAAGTCACAGCTTCTCCGATTTGTGCTCGGTGTGGCACCACTCGCACTCAGCACGACGGGAAAAGGTTCCTCTGGTGTTGGTCTAACGGCTGCTGTCTCTATTGACGCATACACGGGCGAACGTTCACTCTCTGCCGGTGCAATGGTTCTTGCTGACCGCGGTATTCTTTGCATTGATGAATTTGACAAAATGAGCGCTCAGGACCGGGTAGCCATGCACGAGGCAATGGAACAACAAACTGTGACAATTGCCAAGGCGGGGATTCATGCTTCACTTAACGCACGCTGCAGTGTTCTCGCTGCCGCTAACCCCATTTATGGATTTTATAGCGTTCATCATCGTCTAGCCTTCAATGTAGGTCTCCCCGAGTCACTGCTTTCTCGTTTCGACCTAACATTTATTGTGTTGGACAAACACTCGTCTGAACATAACCGCAGGATCGGCCGCCACATACTTCGGAACCACATGACAGCTGAGCCTGTGGAAATTGATCAGAATATTACTAAAACAGTGGTGGACAGTGTGGACTCCGTTTGGGCACAGTCAGGGAGGCAGGGTGGTGGCGCCGGTGGTGGTTTGGACTTCCGTATGACCACAACAAGTAGCGGCGAAACTATTGTTGGAGTGGACTTCCTTCGCGCATACGTGCAGTTGGCGAAATTGGGTCGACCCACGCTCACGGAAGCTTCACAGCAGTTGGTAAGTCAGCACTACGTGCAGCTGCGGGCTGAGCAGCAAGAAGGTTCAAAAGATGGGTTTTTTGTTACGGCGCGTACTCTAGAAGCAATTGTGCGACTAGCTACGGCTAATGCCAAACTGCGGCTTTCCTCCACAGTCGATGAGGATGATGTGAAGAGCGCTATGGAACTTTTACGTGCCTCCGTCCACGCAGCCACCGCAGCTTCACAGCAGCGTGCCGAGGACAATAAGGCAACCGCAATGGAAAAGCGCCAAGGTGCTAAACGATCGGCAGAAGAGTTAACAAATGGGGCTGGCGTGGACATCATTTCTGGCGCTGGTAACACCCGGAGGCAGAGGCAGGAGGTGGAAGAAACGGCAACAGGGGCGGTCGCGTCGCCAGCAGAAGAGATGGCCCTTACAACTGCTGAAAGTTCAAAGGAGATTACTTTATCTCGCGTTTCAAATATGCTTCGCCTCATCCAGCGTCAGGACCGGCAGCCTGCTGTTCGTCTGAGTGATGTGCATGCCAGATTGGGCGGCTCTCTTTCTATGGAGGAACTTAGGCAGGCAGTATCGGAACTCCAAGGTGACAGCTTTGTTTATGAAGCCATTGGCGAAGATGAATGGGTTCAGTTCATTTGA
- a CDS encoding chaperone protein DNAj, putative produces MNRSSSTSVNKDNVLQLTYYEIFSLDEVAESIDLQALHRAYRRFALLFHPDKDASPEAREAFLRVKLAAETLSDPIKRQEYNEQLRREAHEQREVKEQQRECGVGEEAIMAEMILRQKEAESLAKSAAANKEAAEREAAAKKMINELTNALTTPFKQMETALVSEWDIDEGLLDMKVNEIHLLLQKLHNLSCHREGRKGGGGAMGFSSGSEALPTAMKRTREESGVNITA; encoded by the coding sequence ATGAATAGGTCCTCCTCTACCAGTGTTAACAAGGACAATGTGTTGCAACTGACGTATTacgaaatattttctttAGATGAGGTGGCGGAGAGTATCGACCTTCAAGCCTTACATCGAGCGTACCGTCGCTTTGCCCTGTTATTTCATCCCGATAAGGATGCTTCACCAGAGGCACGAGAAGCCTTCCTTCGAGTGAAACTTGCAGCGGAGACGCTTAGCGATCCGATAAAGCGTCAGGAATATAATGAGCAATTGCGACGGGAGGCACATGAGCAACGGGAAGTGAAGGAGCAGCAACGGGAATGTGGAGTGGGTGAGGAAGCCATTATGGCAGAAATGATCCTTCGGCAGAAAGAAGCAGAGTCACTAGCTAAAAGCGCCGCGGCAAATAAGGAGGCTGCTGAGCGGGAGGCCGCtgcaaagaaaatgattaATGAACTTACAAATGCGCTAACGACCCCATTTAAGCAAATGGAAACTGCGTTGGTCAGTGAGTGGGATATCGACGAGGGCTTGCTTGATATGAAAGTGAATGAAATCCACTTACTGTTGCAGAAATTACATAACCTTAGTTGCCATCGTGAAGGCCGcaaaggtggtggtggagctATGGGTTTTAGCTCGGGTTCTGAGGCCCTTCCCACTGCGATGAAGCGTACACGCGAGGAAAGTGGTGTCAACATTACGGCGTAA
- a CDS encoding heterogeneous nuclear ribonucleoprotein H/F,putative has product MEQSPEQQQQQQQQRSQSPRPEGAAVLRLYGLPYSIKEEKIREFFGSFSLADEEPIVFFVEGLHRGTGFVRLRNAEDAALAINRLHRQNIDETRYVEISTSSEEERQRIMEQQEQSNKVCVLRLRGLPFAATEDDVRTFIESMEGVLSIDICRDMDGRNTGDAFIELASEEDVKRVKLLHSKAMGNRYIEVLPSTVYDRDAIMRASSQRSRRGRRSGRGYEISVTDGDVSHHQGHESMMVQRIIDPFVPTTYEGYMQPLGFGGQRPFHHQYHNNHHHAQHHSAQMQNYYHNHQHHRQAQQFHHYSPHNNSFMNPRGGGDGRDVRYSMNNQPYRRFSDERGIVGGGGIVAEGPSAPYPPGAGGAPPPPFLPVFRGQSSLVVARQPSPFVVRIRGVPYSASEEAIAEFFAGVKIPPQGVHMVYDERNRLTGEAFVEVEDRNDVLLALDRNGAMMGTRYIEVFESSPAAMQRLGTAQMGMMSYPMVPQMFC; this is encoded by the coding sequence ATGGAACAGTCTCctgagcagcaacaacaacaacaacagcaaagaaGCCAAAGTCCCCGGCCAGAGGGAGCCGCGGTATTAAGGCTTTACGGGCTACCGTACTCcatcaaagaggaaaaaattcGGGAGTTTTTTGGATCATTTAGTTTGGCAGATGAAGAGCCcattgtattttttgttgaggGCCTTCATCGCGGGACAGGGTTTGTTCGACTTCGTAACGCGGAGGACGCGGCGTTGGCAATTAACCGCCTGCATCGCCAAAACATAGATGAAACCCGCTACGTTGAGATCTCCACATCATCAGAGGAGGAGCGACAGCGTATTATGGAGCAACAAGAGCAAAGCAATAAGGTTTGCGTTCTGCGGCTTCGCGGGCTCCCCTTTGCGGCTACGGAAGATGATGTACGAACCTTCATTGAATCTATGGAAGGTGTATTGAGCATTGACATTTGCCGTGACATGGACGGGAGGAACACCGGAGATGCCTTCATTGAGCTCGCATCAGAGGAAGATGTGAAGCGTGTCAAACTTCTTCATAGCAAAGCAATGGGCAATCGTTACATTGAAGTTCTGCCCTCTACTGTATATGATCGCGATGCCATCATGCGAGCCTCCAGTCAGCGCTCGCGGCGGGGTCGACGAAGCGGTCGTGGGTATGAAATAAGTGTCACGGATGGCGATGTTTCGCACCACCAGGGCCATGAGTCGATGATGGTCCAGCGGATTATTGACCCTTTTGTTCCAACTACTTATGAGGGTTACATGCAACCGTTGGGGTTTGGGGGCCAGAGGCCATTTCACCATCAATACCATAACAACCATCACCACGCCCAACACCACAGTGCGCAAATGCAAAACTACTACCATAACCACCAACATCATCGTCAAGCCCAACAGTTTCATCACTACAGTCCTCATAATAACTCTTTCATGAATCcgcgtggtggtggtgatggacGAGATGTCCGTTACTCCATGAACAATCAACCGTATCGCCGGTTCAGCGATGAGCGGGGGAttgttggcggtggaggAATTGTTGCCGAAGGACCTTCCGCGCCATATCCCCCCGGTGCTGGCGGAGCTCCACCGCCACCatttcttccagttttcCGTGGGCAGTCATCGCTGGTGGTGGCGCGGCAGCCGAGTCCCTTCGTTGTGCGAATTCGTGGGGTGCCATACAGCGCCTCAGAGGAGGCCATTGCGGAGTTCTTCGCTGGTGTAAAAATCCCGCCGCAAGGGGTTCATATGGTTTATGATGAGCGTAATCGTCTGACGGGAGAAGCCTTCGTGGAGGTTGAGGACAGAAATGATGTGCTTTTGGCACTTGATAGAAATGGTGCAATGATGGGCACGCGTTATATTGAGGTATTTGAGAGCAGTCCAGCGGCGATGCAGCGGTTAGGGACAGCGCAAATGGGAATGATGTCTTATCCAATGGTACCACAGATGTTCTGTTAA
- a CDS encoding translation initiation factor IF-2, putative: MPPKGPKAAPKGAPARKGGPPAAMIAKLKQHMEKQKEEEERLRREREEEEKRLREEERLAEEQRRFEEEERARERQRRKEEERLARKMGTKESRNDVLERMAAAGFIVPDVEKVREQQKKEREAPRPKQQKQKPTQKQEEGAADERAAKAGHESDEDSLDLPVEDDGEVTEPTESDAEVDEDDWEAMMERDDRREQRKINNERIRKRRAEMVEERLKAKEARKRAKEEERRAKEHVLESVTKLRSPICCVLGHVDTGKTSLLDRIRATNVQGGEAGGITQQIGATFFPRESIVEATTDLNQKYQHQLNVPGLLVIDTPGHESFTNLRSRGSSLCDIAILVVDIMHGLEPQTRESIRLLREKKCPFIVALNKVDRLYDWVAHKDMDIEQTLSLQKPNVRDEFSTRLVQVKQELLAEGLNSELYYHNKEVRKVVSIVPTSAKTGEGICDLILLEVQLVQQFMEGKVTYKDDLQCTILEVKPTTGYGFTIDAILINGELHEGDNICLCGQNGPVFTQIRALLTPQPMKELRVRGEYIHHKTMKAAMGIKIAANELEYVIPGSHLLVVRPGDDKEAVAKEVMKDANSITDQLSPDGVGVTVQSSTLGSLEALLSFLNKMKIPVASASIGPLHKRHMINVLSMKRKSPRHAVVLAFDVEISDDARDIAKKNDIDMFEAKIIYHLFDMFTRYINEYEKREKDKARAIAVFPVQLTILDDAIHNTDPIILPVKVKCGQLHPGTPLAFMRGDTPHLIGRVMSLERDKKSITVGRVGCECSVKINSGESGMTFGRQFDKSDELFSLISRPSVNAIKLFKDELTEDDINLLATLIKVLKVPPR; this comes from the coding sequence ATGCCGCCTAAAGGACCAAAGGCAGCGCCAAAAGGCGCCCCCGCCCGCAAGGGCGGGCCTCCCGCCGCGATGATCGCAAAACTTAAGCAGCACATGgagaagcaaaaggaagaagaagaacggCTTCGCAGGGAacgggaggaagaggaaaaacggTTGCGTGAAGAGGAACGACTTGCGGAAGAGCAACGGAGgtttgaagaggaagagcgcGCCCGGGAACGTCAGCggcggaaggaagaggagcgctTGGCTCGCAAAATGGGAACCAAGGAGTCCCGCAATGATGTTCTGGAACGTATGGCTGCCGCCGGTTTTATCGTTCCTGATGTGGAGAAAGTTCGGgaacagcagaaaaaggaGCGGGAAGCCCCACGACCtaagcagcaaaaacaaaagcctACTCAGAAACAGGAGGAAGGCGCAGCTGATGAGAGGGCAGCCAAAGCCGGCCATGAATCAGACGAAGACAGTTTGGATCTACCAGTGGAAGATGACGGTGAGGTGACGGAGCCAACAGAGTCCGATGCGGAGGTGGACGAGGACGACTGGGAAGCCATGATGGAGCGTGACGATCGGCGAGAGCAGCGTAAAATTAATAACGAGCGTATCCGTAAGAGACGTGCTGAGATGGTGGAAGAGCGACTGAAGGCGAAGGAAGCGCGGAAACGcgcgaaggaagaggaaaggcgaGCAAAGGAGCATGTATTGGAGAGCGTGACAAAACTCCGGTCGCCAATTTGTTGTGTTCTTGGACACGTGGACACTGGTAAAACTAGTTTATTGGATCGTATTCGAGCGACTAACGTTCAAGGCGGTGAGGCCGGTGGTATTACGCAGCAGATCGGTGCCACCTTTTTTCCACGGGAATCAATTGTTGAAGCCACAACTGATCTCAATCAAAAGTACCAGCATCAGCTGAACGTGCCTGGTCTTCTCGTTATCGATACACCCGGTCACGAGTCCTTCACAAATCTTCGCAGTCGTGGAAGCAGTTTGTGCGACATCGCTATTCTCGTTGTGGATATAATGCACGGGTTGGAACCACAGACGCGTGAGTCAATCCGTCTGCTACGCGAGAAAAAGTGCCCCTTCAtcgtcgcattgaacaaagTGGATCGCCTCTACGACTGGGTTGCTCACAAGGACATGGACATTGAGCAAACGCTTTCCTTACAGAAGCCTAATGTCCGTGATGAGTTTAGCACACGGCTTGTTCAAGTAAAACAGGAATTGCTTGCAGAGGGACTCAATTCCGAACTGTACTATCATAACAAGGAGGTGCGAAAGGTGGTTTCAATTGTACCAACGTCGGCCAAGACAGGAGAAGGCATTTGTGACCTAATTCTGTTGGAAGTTCAACTGGTGCAACAGTTcatggaagggaaagttaCATACAAGGATGACCTGCAATGTACCATTCTGGAGGTGAAGCCCACAACGGGGTATGGTTTTACTATCGATGCCATCCTCATCAACGGCGAGCTTCACGAGGGCGACAATATTTGCCTCTGTGGGCAGAACGGGCCCGTGTTCACGCAGATCCGTGCACTGCTCACACCACAACCCATGAAGGAACTTCGAGTAAGAGGGGAATACATTCATCACAAGACAATGAAGGCAGCAATGGGAATTAAGATTGCGGCCAACGAACTGGAGTATGTTATTCCTGGTTCGCATCTTCTCGTCGTGCGGCCGGGAGACGATAAAGAAGCCGTTGCAAAGGAGGTGATGAAGGATGCGAACAGCATTACGGACCAGTTGAGTCCCGACGGTGTTGGGGTTACGGTGCAAAGCTCTACACTTGGTTCTCTGGAAGCcttgttgtcgtttttgAACAAAATGAAGATTCCTGTTGCAAGCGCCTCCATTGGGCCACTGCATAAGAGACATATGATCAATGTCCTCTCCATGAAACGGAAGTCACCGCGTCACGCTGTTGTTCTTGCCTTCGATGTTGAGATATCCGATGACGCTCGAGACATTGCCAAGAAGAACGACATCGATATGTTTGAGGCCAAGATCATCTACCATTTGTTTGATATGTTCACAAGGTATATAAACGAGTATGAGAAGCGGGAAAAAGATAAGGCACGCGCAATTGCCGTCTTTCCTGTACAACTCACCATTCTCGACGATGCCATCCATAACACCGATCCTATTATTCTCCCTGTGAAGGTGAAGTGTGGCCAGCTCCACCCGGGAACGCCACTCGCTTTTATGCGGGGCGATACGCCACATCTCATCGGGCGAGTGATGTCATTAGAGCGCGATAAGAAGAGCATCACTGTTGGCCGCGTGGGCTGCGAGTGTTCGGTTAAAATAAACTCAGGGGAAAGTGGAATGACGTTCGGGCGACAGTTTGATAAATCGGATGAACTCTTCTCACTCATTTCCCGTCCATCTGTTAATGCGATTAAATTGTTTAAGGATGAATTGACAGAGGATGACATTAATCTTTTGGCGACGTTAATAAAGGTACTGAAGGTGCCGCCTCGATAG
- a CDS encoding beta-ketoacyl synthase family protein, putative → MAFGTFPPQVRRRVVVTGLGAVTPLGVGAQSTWSALCEGKSATRALREAPFFFPSSIDSDRRLTTEEKGKRREELLAAMPCQVAAPVIGELVSTTDLPNFAPTSRETRATRFALHAVREALIHAKLIGTDAFCALTSGAVAHPNEAASDNSKRSSAPERRIASSCSAERIGVNLGVGMPSLVDVCDAAYNLFADPAQIRYNSISPLFVPKILGNMLTGLVAMTYNVHGPVGSSVGACATGGHCIGESASWIQQGRADVVICGSAEACITPVAIAGFSRMRALCTKYNNRPQEASRPFDKDRAGFIMGEGAGVLVLESLEHARERGAHIIAELRGFGTSSDAHDVAAPRPDGYGAKLCLRSALRDGGDVPAACVAYVNAHATGTIGDDLELHAIEAVLNGNDGSDNKSAIIRNSPLLVSSVKGGIGHLLGAAGSVEAAVAVMALHEQRAPPNVNLHVPSFPASGAIQLVQGTTGCAFKGEAVVSTSFGFGGMSTALLFTQF, encoded by the coding sequence ATGGCATTTGGAACGTTCCCCCCACAAGTGCGCCGCCGTGTGGTTGTTACGGGTCTCGGAGCCGTCACGCCGTTAGGTGTCGGCGCTCAGTCCACATGGTCTGCTTTGTGCGAGGGAAAGTCAGCAACACGCGCGTTGCGAGAAgcaccatttttctttccctcttccattGATTCTGACAGGCGTCTCAcaacggaagaaaaaggaaagcggcGCGAGGAATTGCTTGCTGCCATGCCGTGTCAGGTCGCTGCCCCCGTTATCGGAGAGTTGGTGTCAACAACCGACCTGCCTAACTTTGCACCCACTTCCCGTGAGACGCGGGCTACACGATTTGCACTGCATGCTGTGCGAGAGGCACTTATTCACGCCAAACTCATTGGTACAGACGCATTTTGTGCTTTAACTTCGGGGGCCGTCGCCCATCCAAATGAGGCAGCTTCAGATAACTCTAAACGGTCGTCTGCTCCGGAGAGGCGGATCGCTTCATCATGTTCCGCGGAGCGCATTGGTGTGAATTTGGGCGTGGGTATGCCTTCGCTCGTTGATGTGTGCGACGCCGCGTATAATCTATTTGCAGATCCCGCACAGATACGTTACAACAGCATCAGCCCCCTCTTCGTCCCGAAGATCCTCGGTAATATGCTGACAGGACTCGTTGCGATGACGTACAATGTCCATGGACCAGTTGGTAGTTCCGTGGGCGCATGTGCCACTGGAGGCCATTGTATTGGTGAATCGGCAAGCTGGATACAACAGGGACGTGCTGATGTTGTCATTTGTGGGTCTGCTGAAGCGTGTATTACTCCCGTTGCCATCGCCGGTTTCTCACGCATGCGGGCGTTGTGCACCAAGTACAATAACCGTCCACAGGAGGCGTCTCGTCCTTTCGACAAAGATCGCGCAGGTTTCATTATGGGTGAAGGTGCTGGTGTTTTGGTCTTGGAGTCATTGGAACACGCACGGGAACGGGGTGCTCACATAATTGCTGAGTTACGCGGATTTGGTACCTCCTCCGATGCACATGATGTTGCTGCACCGCGTCCTGATGGTTACGGAGCAAAGCTGTGCCTCCGCTCCGCCTTACGTGACGGTGGTGATGTTCCTGCTGCATGTGTTGCTTATGTCAATGCACACGCTACGGGAACAATTGGAGACGACTTGGAGCTCCATGCAATTGAAGCTGTTCTAAACGGTAACGATGGCAGCGATAATAAATCCGCTATTATTCGCAACTCACCGCTGTTGGTGAGCAGCGTAAAGGGCGGTATTGGTCACTTGTTGGGAGCTGCGGGAAGTGTCGAAGCGGCAGTGGCTGTTATGGCACTTCATGAGCAGCGGGCTCCACCAAATGTTAACCTCCACGTCCCATCATTTCCGGCATCCGGCGCCATTCAACTCGTGCAGGGGACCACCGGCTGTGCATTTAAGGGAGAAGCAGTTGTCTCAACCAGTTTTGGGTTTGGCGGCATGAGTACTGCGCTACTCTTCACACAGTTTTGA